The following are encoded in a window of Kaistia algarum genomic DNA:
- a CDS encoding DUF4403 family protein gives MSDMKISFFVVIVGFAAGLSLAEAQGGAHAPRQSVDATAPEPSVVRVPIMVPMSAIGATLERLVPVEASGSPGVSLPSPGRDGILDWSLRRTPIAVSGENDVLTARTSIGGTVRLRGNIRIGFKIPFSTQANLVGDAVLTASPVLAPNWTIEPHLSGAATLKKADVNVGHIGDISLRDLLRPSLDHEVDQAIAEANARLAAVRGLRAAAEKVWADLCGPHRIAGEGIAADFYLVIEPVAAGAGSLRITRDGASVTLSLTAFTRLTDTAEQPQCRPLPDLTVPDGDGFTLDVITSARYATLSEQLTRRLADKPLSSPDGALQVRIRAVRLTAERDGVLGAVDFTAGPAGLPALAYSGTAQIQARPVLDASTQILQLDGLALTVGSRDELAGKGPIGDRIGPLLIGLLGPAAKIELAAPLQDSRRNLGVALAQLRAGTVPGLRVTQAEVDDLRIADLTTGKDGLAIRIAARGHIALEAVPAEWFK, from the coding sequence ATGAGCGACATGAAAATATCGTTCTTCGTCGTGATCGTCGGCTTCGCCGCCGGCCTGTCTCTGGCCGAAGCGCAGGGCGGTGCGCACGCCCCGCGGCAGAGCGTGGATGCGACGGCGCCGGAGCCTTCCGTGGTGCGGGTGCCGATCATGGTCCCGATGTCGGCGATCGGCGCAACGCTGGAGCGGCTGGTGCCGGTCGAAGCCAGCGGGTCGCCAGGCGTCTCCTTGCCCTCTCCTGGGAGGGACGGCATCCTCGACTGGTCCTTACGGCGGACGCCGATTGCCGTTTCAGGCGAAAACGACGTCCTGACCGCGCGAACCAGCATTGGCGGGACGGTCAGACTGCGCGGCAATATCCGGATCGGCTTCAAGATTCCGTTCAGCACGCAAGCAAATCTGGTCGGCGACGCGGTTCTCACGGCGTCCCCGGTGCTCGCGCCGAACTGGACGATCGAGCCGCACCTGTCCGGCGCCGCCACGCTGAAAAAAGCAGATGTGAACGTTGGCCATATCGGGGATATCAGCCTGCGCGACCTGCTGCGGCCCTCGCTTGACCACGAGGTCGACCAGGCGATCGCCGAGGCCAACGCGCGGCTCGCCGCCGTCCGCGGTCTGCGCGCCGCAGCGGAAAAAGTCTGGGCCGATCTCTGCGGTCCGCATCGAATCGCGGGCGAGGGCATTGCCGCCGATTTCTATCTCGTCATCGAGCCCGTGGCCGCGGGCGCAGGCTCACTTCGCATCACACGCGACGGTGCCAGCGTGACGTTGAGCCTGACGGCCTTCACGCGGCTGACCGATACTGCCGAACAGCCGCAATGCCGGCCACTACCCGACCTGACCGTGCCGGATGGCGATGGTTTCACACTCGACGTGATCACCAGCGCGCGCTACGCGACGCTGTCCGAACAGTTGACGCGCCGCCTCGCCGACAAGCCTCTCTCAAGCCCGGACGGCGCGCTTCAGGTCAGAATCCGCGCGGTACGGCTCACCGCCGAACGCGATGGCGTGTTGGGTGCAGTCGACTTCACGGCCGGGCCGGCCGGCCTGCCGGCGCTCGCCTATAGCGGCACGGCGCAGATCCAGGCTCGGCCCGTCCTGGATGCTTCGACGCAAATCCTTCAGCTCGATGGTCTCGCGCTTACCGTCGGCTCGCGCGACGAACTCGCCGGGAAGGGTCCGATCGGAGACCGGATCGGGCCTCTCCTCATCGGCCTCCTCGGTCCGGCGGCCAAGATCGAACTTGCCGCCCCCTTGCAGGATAGCCGCCGCAACCTCGGCGTGGCGCTAGCGCAATTGCGCGCCGGCACGGTTCCGGGTCTGCGAGTGACGCAAGCCGAAGTCGACGACCTCCGCATCGCGGATCTGACGACCGGCAAGGACGGTCTCGCTATACGCATCGCGGCGCGGGGTCATATCGCCCTCGAGGCGGTCCCCGCCGAATGGTTCAAATGA
- a CDS encoding DNA/RNA non-specific endonuclease — MESQAERLESLNKRLTPAVRAAIEKAIATDNLPSPLRSVIGKPALEYIGPGGRAAALEHFRPNATTLGRETPGRAPVDLATVMPLAGLEAIVQRTGRPPLLIQNNRVIMEDLPDFPAGTDAMIQAVEGRIPSVGRIEFLNYSMAWGGTGWVVQEAGGRRLVITNRHVAALVAKRKADGSAIFMRSPYGQSYGASIDFLAEADRLQDDSGTLRLSGIEYLADDISADIALLRIEAADGELPAAIEIDDGPVLPGELVAVIGYPAFDSRNDVYDQARYFRDLYEVKRLAPGFVLQPPDTGALFSHDCTTLGGNSGSPLIRLANGKAIGLHFQGLYGKDNSAVTAATLLKLLRGERPVATQLQATSTERADGRHPADHFKDRGGFNTRFLDRDRLVTPWPGLPADAAAQLAVPSDHPAEPNELRYTHFGVKYCAKRKVPVVTAVNIDGEHSVRIKRGGDVWFSDGRLSPGIQLGQANFADLSIDRGHMVRREDPNWGSDLEARLANDDTFHYVNACAQHASLNQGKTLWQGLENYILDSTRVHGLKCCVFTGPVLRGADDEDEIIIDGAVVPLEFWKVVVSLDADDLGLHATAYLLSQGQLIRKLLEKRSLREGQEGFVLGPYRTFQLAVSDLAEATGYDFAAYVAADPLRKSAAGHEALESGEPVVMAIESLADIRL, encoded by the coding sequence ATGGAATCACAAGCGGAACGGCTGGAGAGTCTTAATAAGCGCCTCACGCCTGCTGTCCGGGCCGCGATTGAAAAAGCCATTGCGACCGATAATTTGCCGTCGCCGCTCCGCTCCGTCATTGGAAAGCCGGCGCTCGAATATATCGGGCCAGGCGGCCGCGCGGCGGCCTTGGAGCATTTCCGTCCCAACGCCACAACGCTTGGACGCGAGACGCCGGGGCGAGCGCCTGTCGACCTTGCCACCGTCATGCCTCTTGCCGGGCTCGAGGCGATCGTGCAGCGCACGGGCCGACCGCCTCTGCTGATCCAGAATAATCGCGTGATCATGGAGGACCTGCCGGATTTCCCGGCCGGCACCGACGCGATGATCCAAGCCGTCGAGGGCCGCATCCCGTCGGTCGGCAGGATCGAATTCCTGAACTATTCGATGGCATGGGGCGGTACCGGCTGGGTCGTCCAAGAGGCGGGCGGGCGCCGGTTGGTGATCACCAACCGCCATGTCGCGGCACTGGTCGCAAAGCGCAAGGCGGATGGCAGCGCCATCTTCATGCGCAGTCCCTATGGCCAGTCCTATGGCGCATCGATCGATTTTCTCGCCGAGGCGGATCGTCTGCAGGACGACAGCGGCACGCTGCGGCTTTCGGGTATCGAATATCTCGCCGACGACATTTCGGCCGACATCGCCCTTCTCCGCATCGAGGCGGCAGACGGCGAATTGCCGGCTGCGATCGAGATCGACGACGGTCCGGTCCTGCCCGGGGAACTTGTCGCCGTAATCGGATATCCCGCCTTCGACTCGCGCAATGACGTCTATGATCAGGCGCGCTATTTTCGCGATCTCTACGAGGTCAAGCGCCTCGCCCCCGGCTTCGTTCTGCAGCCGCCCGATACCGGTGCGTTGTTTTCACATGACTGCACGACGCTTGGCGGGAACTCGGGCTCGCCGCTGATCCGTCTCGCGAACGGGAAAGCGATTGGCCTGCATTTCCAGGGCCTTTATGGCAAGGACAATTCCGCCGTGACCGCCGCCACCCTTCTCAAGCTCCTGCGGGGCGAGCGCCCTGTCGCGACGCAGTTGCAAGCCACCTCGACCGAACGTGCCGACGGGCGTCATCCGGCCGACCATTTCAAGGATCGCGGCGGATTCAACACCCGCTTCCTGGACCGTGACCGGCTGGTCACACCTTGGCCCGGCCTGCCGGCCGACGCGGCGGCGCAGCTCGCGGTTCCGAGCGATCACCCCGCCGAGCCGAACGAGCTACGCTACACGCATTTTGGCGTCAAATATTGCGCGAAGCGAAAGGTCCCGGTCGTCACAGCGGTCAATATCGACGGGGAGCACAGCGTGCGGATCAAGCGCGGCGGCGATGTCTGGTTTTCCGACGGACGCCTTTCGCCCGGAATCCAGCTCGGCCAGGCCAATTTCGCCGATCTCTCGATCGATCGCGGCCATATGGTGCGGCGTGAGGATCCGAACTGGGGATCCGATCTCGAGGCGCGCCTCGCTAATGACGATACATTCCACTACGTCAACGCATGCGCGCAGCACGCCAGTCTCAATCAGGGGAAGACTCTGTGGCAGGGCCTCGAGAACTACATTCTCGACAGCACCCGGGTCCACGGCCTGAAGTGCTGTGTCTTCACCGGACCAGTGCTCCGCGGCGCAGACGACGAGGACGAGATCATCATCGACGGCGCCGTTGTGCCGCTCGAATTCTGGAAGGTCGTTGTGTCGCTCGACGCGGACGACCTCGGCCTGCATGCGACCGCCTATCTGCTGAGCCAAGGCCAACTTATTCGCAAGCTGCTGGAAAAGCGTTCGCTTCGCGAAGGTCAGGAGGGTTTCGTGCTCGGGCCATACCGGACCTTTCAGCTCGCCGTTTCCGACCTTGCCGAGGCGACCGGCTATGACTTTGCGGCCTATGTGGCGGCCGATCCCCTCCGCAAGTCGGCAGCCGGCCACGAGGCGCTGGAAAGCGGCGAGCCGGTTGTGATGGCGATCGAGTCGCTGGCCGATATCCGGCTCTGA